From the genome of Vanessa tameamea isolate UH-Manoa-2023 chromosome 16, ilVanTame1 primary haplotype, whole genome shotgun sequence, one region includes:
- the LOC113393924 gene encoding COP9 signalosome complex subunit 1: MFEMNTAEPMQVDVPLEDNENNETECYVVENPTLDLETYAASYTGFAKLYRLMFVADHCPSLRLEALKMAIAYVMTTYNVSLYQTLHKKLAEAIATAGLPDVAVQMGSQDIPVLDSMWVESKTKKAAIKLEKLDTDLKNYKTNSIKESIRRGHDDLGDHYLDCGDLTSALKCYSRARDYCTSGKHIIMMCLNVVKVSVYLQNWAHVLNYVSKAEGTPDFNEVPGKDSNQAILTRLKCAAGLAELATKKYKSAAKHFLAASIDHCDYPELLSSNNVAVYGGLCALATFDRSELQKQVIVSSSFKLFLELEPQLRDIIFKFYESKYASCLRLLDEIRDNLLLDMYLAPHLNSLYMQIRNRALIQYFSPYLSADMRLMAAAFNRTVNALEDELMQLILDGQIQARIDSHNKILYAKDVDQRSTTFERSLAMGKEYQRRTSMLILRAAMLKNQIHVKNVGRETGPQCGEAPGSSTSHTPRTFETVPL, from the exons atgttcGAAATG AATACGGCGGAACCGATGCAAGTGGATGTTCCACTTGAAGATAATGAAAACAATGAGACAGAATGTTATGTGGTTGAAAATCCTACTTTAGATTTGGAGACATATGCTGCGTCATACACAGGTTTTGCTAAGTTGTACAGATTGATGTTTGTAGCAGACCACTGTCCATCTCTAAGATTAGAAGCCCTTAAAATGGCTATAGCATATGTCATGACCACCTATAATGTAAGTCTTTATCAAACACTCCACAAGAAACTTGCTGAAGCTATAGCAACTGCAGGCTTACCGGATGTAGCTGTTCAGATGGGTTCACAGGATATCCCTGTTCTTGACTCAATGTGGGTGGAATCAAAAACTAAAAAAGCTGCTATAAAGTTGGAAAAATTAGATACAgatcttaaaaattacaaaactaattCTATAAAAGAAAGCATAAGAAGAGGTCATGATGACTTAGGTGATCACTACCTTGACTGCGGTGACCTAACTAGTGCTCTAAAGTGTTATTCTAGAGCTAGAGATTACTGCACAAGTGGCaaacatataataatgatgTGCCTCAATGTAGTAAAGGTTTCAGTGTATTTGCAGAACTGGGcacatgttttaaattatgtttctaaAGCAGAAGGAACACCAGATTTTAATGAAGTTCCTGGAAAAGATTCCAATCAAGCTATACTTACTCGCTTAAAGTGTGCTGCAGGCTTAGCTGAGTTAGCAACTAAGAAATACAAGTCTGCTGCAAAACATTTTCTAGCTGCCAGTATTGATCACTGTGATTATCCAGAACTTCTTAGTAGCAATAATGTAGCCGTTTATGGAGGACTTTGTGCATTGGCTACTTTTGATCGATCTGAGCTTCAAAAACAAGTGATAGTTAGcagttcttttaaattatttttagaactagaaccTCAGTTACgagacataatttttaaattttatgaatctAAATATGCATCCTGCTTAAGGTTACTTGATGAGATACGTGACAATCTTCTTCTAGATATGTATTTAGCACCACACTTAAATTCTTTATACATGCAGATACGCAACAGAGCCTTAATTCAGTACTTTAGTCCCTATTTGTCAGCTGACATGCGACTAATGGCTGCTGCTTTTAATCGTACAGTAAATGCTCTAGAAGATGAATTAATGCAATTAATACTTGATGGACAAATTCAAGCACGCATTGATTCACATAACAAAATACTCTATGCTAAAGATGTGGACCAGAGGAGCACTACTTTTGAAAGAAGTCTTGCAATGGGGAAAGAATATCAGCGACGGACATCCATGTTAATTCTACGTGCTGCCATGCTCAAAAATCAAATACATGTTAag AATGTTGGCCGAGAAACTGGTCCACAATGTGGTGAGGCTCCTGGCTCCAGTACCAGTCACACACCGCGCACCTTTGAGACCGTGCCCTTGTGA
- the LOC113393999 gene encoding gamma-glutamyl hydrolase A-like isoform X2, with translation MKGVIIILAAYFLYYCKGATVTFNVKSNVLNDRPIIGVLSQEQSFYLHSKYPDENYTSYIASSYVKDIESAGARVVPILIGKDRGYYEELMKKINGVFLPGGATFFNQSNGFADAGQHIYEIAKKLNDNGDYFPIFGTCLGFELLIIIASGRGEIENRIRCYSHSNLPLNFTQDYRSSKMFKETPLDIINILKTKDVTVNAHQFCIVDENLKSHNLTNDWRVTAHSNDDYNVEFIASVEHRRYPFYGVQFHPEKSAFEWKLSKKYPHSYEAVKANRYFMDFFVQECRKSQHSFASAAEENRYLIYNYEPRFTGDLGSAYHQCYFFEPKGTVSYKN, from the exons ATGAAAGGGGTAATAATCATTCTCGCAGCGTATTTCTTGTATTATTGCAAAGGTGCCACCGTCACCTTTAATGTGAAAAGCAATGTGCTCAACGATCGACCGATTATTGGTGTATTGTCCCAAGAACAATCGTTTTATTTGCACTCGAAATATCCCGACGAAAATTATACGAGCTACATAGCATCTTCTTATGTTAAGGATATTGAATCAGCGGGTGCTAGAGTTGTGCCAATCTT GATTGGTAAAGATCGTGGCTACTATGAAGAACTTATGAAGAAGATTAATGG ggtATTCTTGCCAGGTGGAGCAACATTCTTCAATCAATCAAACGGCTTCGCTGACGCTGGTCAGCATATTTACGAAATCGCAAAGAAATTGAACGACAATGGAGATTATTTTCCGATATTCGGAACATGTTTGGGCTTCGAGttgcttattattatagcttcAGGACGAGGTGAAATCGAAAATAGAATAAGATGTTATTCTCATAGTAATCTTCCACTTAATTTTACTCAgg actaCCGTAGTAGCAAAATGTTCAAGGAAACTCcacttgatattattaatatattgaaaaccaAAGATGTCACCGTGAATGCTCATCAGTTTTGCATAGTCGACGAA AACTTAAAATCTCACAACCTTACCAACGATTGGCGGGTGACTGCTCACAGCAATGACGACTACAACGTCGAATTCATCGCGAGCGTCGAACACAGGAG ATATCCATTTTACGGGGTGCAGTTCCACCCAGAGAAGAGTGCGTTTGAATGGAAACTCTCGAAGAAATATCCGCATTCGTACGAGGCTGTGAAAGCCAACCGTTACTTTATGGACTTCTTCGTCCAGGAATGTAGAAAAAGTCAACATTCTTTCGCCAGCGCCGCCGAAGAAAATCGTTACTTAATTTACAATTACGAACCACGTTTTACGGGTGACCTCGGAAGTGCGTACCATCAATGCTATTTCTTCGAACCCAAAGGAacagtttcatataaaaattaa
- the LOC113403665 gene encoding cytochrome b-c1 complex subunit 2, mitochondrial, with translation MSSKTLATPLIRHVTTRGYAQAAPALKRDARIQSSVLPNKTFVAALDNGSPVARVTIAFKAGSRYEPQSELGVAHLLRSAAGLTTKNASAFIISRKLAQIGASFSASGDREFIYYTVEATQNNLQQALEYLNNIVSNQEFRPWELSDNIPRLQYDLAALPPQVRAVDLLHKAAYRRGLGNSLFIAPKKIGNISSESLQHFAASTLTPGRCAVTIIGNSQENATLVAQALQLPTASEAQSNPSTYHGGELRKEMGGDLAHVALAVQGAPAGSPQSLALAVAAKALGNGPITKWGADNTPLAKAIGNIGPFAAAGFNVSYSDNGLFGLVLSVPKDEATTAVKAAGKLLKNPNLSADAVKAGKNQLKLQVLTEAEEGTTLAESIASQGLYTGVVKSPAEIAAAIDQLSNSDISQALSNAAKNKISMGAAGNLTLVPYVDEL, from the exons atgTCGTCAAAAACACTTGCGACACCTCTTATTCGTCATGTTACG ACAAGGGGTTACGCCCAAGCGGCTCCAGCCCTTAAGAGAGATGCAAGAATCCAGTCCAGTGTTTTGCCCAATAAAACATTTGTCGCCGCTTTAGATAATGGTTCTCCTGTAGCTCGGGTTACTATAGCTTTCAA AGCTGGTTCTCGTTATGAGCCACAATCAGAGTTGGGTGTAGCCCACTTACTCCGTTCTGCAGCTGGTCTCACCACTAAAAATGCATCTGCTTTCATAATTTCCCGAAAACTAGCCCAAATTGGTGCATCATTCAGTGCATCCGGAGATCGTGAGTTCATTTACTACACAGTTGAA gCTACTCAAAACAACCTGCAGCAGGCTTTGGAATATCTGAACAATATTGTATCAAACCAAGAATTCAGACCATGGGAACTAAGTGACAACATTCCCCGTCTTCAGTATGACCTTGCGGCATTACCTCCTCAG GTTCGTGCCGTTGATTTGCTTCACAAAGCTGCATATCGCCGTGGGCTTGGTAATTCTCTCTTCATTGCTCCAAAAAAGATTGGAAACATCAGCTCTGAGTCTCTGCAGCATTTTGCAGCAAGCACTTTAACACCGGGTCGTTGTGCAGTCACCATTATTGGAAATAGCCAG gaaaaTGCTACTTTGGTTGCTCAAGCACTTCAGTTGCCAACTGCCAGTGAGGCACAGAGCAATCCCTCTACATATCATGGTGGAGAATTAAG AAAAGAAATGGGTGGTGATTTAGCTCATGTAGCTTTGGCTGTACAAGGTGCTCCTGCAGGTTCCCCACAGAGCCTTGCACTTGCAGTTGCTGCTAAAG caCTCGGCAATGGTCCTATCACCAAATGGGGAGCTGACAACACACCTCTTGCTAAGGCTATTGGGAATATTGGACCGTTTGCTGCTGCTGGTTTTAATGTTTCATACTCTGACAATGGTCTGTTTGGATTGGTGCTCTCTGTCCCTAAGGATGAAGCTACTact GCCGTGAAAGCAGCTGGTAAACTCTTAAAGAACCCGAACTTGAGTGCTGATGCTGTTAAGGCTGGTAAAAACCAACTAAAATTGCAAGTATTGACTGAAGCAGAAGAAGGAACCACACTCGCCGAGTCTATTGCCTCTCAAGGCTTATACACTGGTGTTGTGAAATCACCAGCTGAGATTGCGGCAGCTATTGATCAACTATCAAACAGTGATATTTCTCAG gCTCTTTCAAATGCAGCAAAGAACAAGATTTCCATGGGTGCAGCTGGAAATCTAACCCTCGTCCCATATGTTGATGAGCTATAA
- the LOC113393925 gene encoding E3 ubiquitin-protein ligase FANCL: MYGPKIDNLLGLFLENDIKFIDTVSLDIIDKEFIEEIRNLPEDISLSFGRSLREFKCTVQDYESQRVHEIFLKYNGLHKLTISRVNLPHSQLQECEYSSIEEVVLAFRQYINSLSLYFQELESIDTSFTVMEPVKPTFKDDYRRILLDERTWLHVEVTSNGSAMNIHLVGQSEHWHDKLQAGLLAWDHDKDIVSNITDIFDLMKSSSFVKQLDKVEATNDNKVDFPSCAICFCVELPDNPGVPQPVCQNPNCGVYFHKSCLFQWLVACERGRLPAFGVANGSCPTCLQSITCSEKDN, translated from the exons ATGTATGGACCTAAAATAGATAACTTGCTTGGCCTTTTCttagaaaatgatataaaatttattgacacaGTCAGTTTAGACATAATCGATAAAGAGTTTATTGAAGAAATTAGAAATTTGCCCGAGGATATATCCCTGTCTTTTGGCAGAAGTCTTCGAGAATTTAAATGTACTGTACAAGATTATGAAAGTCAAAGAgtacatgaaatatttttgaaatataatggtCTTCATAAACTGACTATTTCTAGAGTTAATCTTCCTCACTCGCAATTGCAAGAATGTGAATATTCCTCAATTGAAGAGGTTGTACTCGCTTTTCGTCAATACATTAACAGCTTAAGCTTATATTTTCAAGAACTAGAAAGTATAGACACATCTTTTACTGTGATGGAACCAGTCAAACCTACCTTTAAAGATGATTACAGGAGAATATTACTTG ATGAAAGAACATGGTTGCACGTTGAAGTGACCAGTAATGGTTCAGCAATGAATATTCATCTTGTTGGTCAGTCAGAACATTGGCATGACAAATTACAAGCTGGTCTATTAGCTTGGGATCATGACAAAGACATAGTGAGCAACATTACAGACATATTTG ATTTGATGAAATCTTCATCTTTTGTCAAGCAATTAGACAAAGTAGAAGCAACAAATGATAACAAAGTTGACTTTCCCTCATGTGCCATATGCTTCTGTGTTGAGTTACCAGACAACCCAGGAGTACCACAACCAGTGTGTCAGAATCCTAATTGTGGTGTTTACTTCcataaaagttgtttatttcaG tGGCTTGTTGCTTGTGAGAGAGGTCGCCTGCCTGCATTTGGTGTTGCAAATGGCAGTTGTCCAACATGTCTTCAATCTATAACATGCAGCGAAAAAGACAACTAG
- the LOC113403667 gene encoding DIS3-like exonuclease 2 yields MSDLLENHLAKKQEKTNPSTSQSTNLQTVPSGSSHNIINDIGTDLKEMSASSSSASHSQEEQIEKISSDIHTLSFSDRSEGNQNININSEENSIQNNSLSGSKKRNARKKERLKKLQIHSPNESNQDIKPEAIQTAPPVPTQNGINPLQNFFLKQVAPLYANTSSSYLENLAHHPQLHLMQSMQLREMFLHYQFASSAPNTPLMQQAHGSNSHNFVNSAFAYQPKYFQNAMQHPLLSKTFVNANHCNMHQSSSFHQMTKSNSFSNSQETKTNNSPRRQRNQKKQDNKDNDDKKFNAYISLEEVELGLQNNTLLEGVLRINPKQFQHSYVSSTDRSEQDVLIDGIKNRNRALEGDVVIVQYIDSESEENNDSNEDNKQKRGKVVFIKEKVHTRLCIGKLKLMPDKNRQRALFVPRDHRIPRLNIPFTNWPDNFYQDSKSYENTLFSAKIIDWFDVRFALGKLDCNIGESGDMQTETKAILAQTDLDITPFGPEVRHLYPRLDYTIPEEEKNIREDCRKLCIFSIDPANCRDIDDAVSCKKLDNDNYEIGVHISDVAHFLTENTILDEKVAEKATTIYLVEKAYHMLPDDMCMLCSLFPGVDKLAFSIFWEVTESGIVISHRFAKTIIHSCCQLAYEHAQAVLEFKENAEDNFPEIYNGFNYQDVYQTIKILGKLSAIFRKNRFEGGALRIDQPKVSFHLSPVNGLPDSFCIYQSKESHQLIEEFMLLANMTVAKRIYDDHPQLAVLRCHPTPSIFMLRQLAKSLKPMGIDLEISSAGDLQRSLLSYAGPDSEDRGKGMVLNMLCAKPMTRAKYFCAGGQSEEDFHHYALNVPLYTHFTSPIRRYADIMVHRLLAASLNYRDVPKWDVDKVSMITAQCNKQKYNAKKAGELSTELYTLKYIELNSPLVTEAVVVEVKEKYIDVIIVAMGLNRRIFFNNDFPGDYKCIKNDAGIKLSKMELTWNAIEDLPTIIQVIEVFSILQVEMHKGDDMVKVETKLVRPK; encoded by the exons ATGTCTGATTTACTAGAAAATCACTTGGCAAAAAAACAGGAGAAGACTAACCCATCCACGTCACAATCAACAAACTTGCAAACAGTACCGTCAGGGAGttctcataatattattaatgatattggAACGGATTTGAAAGAAATGTCAGCGTCGTCATCTTCTGCATCTCATTCACAAGAGGAGCAAATCGAGAAGATATCTTCCGATATACATACACTCAGCTTTAGCGATAGGTCGGAGggcaatcaaaatataaatatcaatagtgAAGAAAAttccatacaaaataattctttGAGTGGATCGAAAAAAAGGAATGCCAGAAAAAAAGAACGATTGAAAAAATTGCAGATACATTCACCAAACGAGAGCAACCAGGACATTAAGCCTGAAGCTATTCAAACTGCGCCTCCAGTTCCAACGCAAAATGGTATAAATCCATTGCAAAATTTTTTCCTAAAACAAGTTGCTCCATTGTATGCTAATACTAGTTCAAGTTATTTAGAAAATCTCGCACATCATCCACAACTACATTTAATGCAAAGTATGCAATTAAGGGAAATGTTTCTACATTATCAGTTTGCATCAAGTGCACCAAATACTCCTTTAATGCAACAAGCCCATGGTTCCAATTCTCACAACTTTGTGAATTCAGCATTTGCATATcaaccaaaatattttcaaaatgcaATGCAGCATCCTTTACTTAGTAAAACTTTTGTAAATGCTAATCATTGTAATATGCATCAATCTTCTAGTTTTCACCAAATGACAAAAAGTAATAGTTTTTCTAATTCCCAAGAGACTAAGACCAATAATTCTCCAAGAAGACAAAGAAATCAGAAGAAACAAGACAATAAAGACAATGATGACAAAAAGTTTAATGCTTACATCTCTTTAGAAGAGGTAGAATTaggtttacaaaataatacattactaGAAGGAGTATTAAGAATAAATCCTAAACAATTTCAGCATTCATATGTTTCAAGTACTGATAGAAGTGAGCAAGATGTTCTTATAGATGGTATTAAGAATAGAAATCGTGCCCTGGAAGGTGATGTTGTTATTGTTCAATATATTGACAGCGAGAGTGAAGAAAATAATGATTCTAATGAAGATAATAAGCAGAAAAGAGGCAAAGTAGtgtttataaaagaaaaggTTCACACTAGATTATGCATTGGAAAATTAAAACTGATGCCTGATAAGAATAGACAAAGAGCATTATTTGTACCCAGGGATCACAGAATACCAAGGTTAAACATACCATTTACAAATTGGCCAGATAATTTCTATCAGGATTCAAAAAGTTATGAAAACACTTTGTTTTCAGCTAAAATCATTGACTGGTTTGATGTACGGTTTGCTTTGGGTAAATTAGACTGTAATATAGGAGAATCAGGTGATATGCAAACAGAAACTAAAGCAATTCTGGCTCAAACTGACTTGGACATAACACCATTTGGCCCAGAGGTAAGGCATTTATATCCTCGTTTAGATTATACAATTCCTGAAGAAGAAAAGAATATAAGGGAAGATTGTAGaaagttatgtatttttagtatAGATCCAGCTAATTGTCGTGATATAGATGATGCTGTTTCATGTAAAAAACTTGATAATGACAACTATGAAATTGGAGTCCATATTTCAGATGTTGCTCATTTCTTGACTGAGAATACAATTTTGGATGAAAAAGTAGCAGAAAAAGCTACAACTATATATTTGGTTGAGAAAGCATACCACATGCTGCCAGATGATATGTGCATGCTGTGTTCTTTATTTCCTGGAGTAGATAAACTTGCATTCTCTATATTCTGGGAAGTTACAGAGAGTGGTATAGTCATAAGTCATAGGTTTGCAAAGACAATTATACACTCATGCTGTCAATTAGCCTATGAACATGCTCAAGCAGTACTtgaattcaaagaaaatgctGAAGACAATTTTCCCGAAATATATAATGGGTTTAACTATCAAGATGTGTaccaaacaattaaaatattaggtaaGCTGTCTgcaatatttagaaaaaatagatTCGAGGGTGGTGCATTGCGAATCGATCAGCCTAAGGTGTCATTCCATTTAAGCCCTGTAAATGGATTGCCAGATTCTTTTTGCATTTATCAAAGTAAAGAAAGTCACCAGCTGATTGAAGAGTTCATGCTTCTTGCTAACATGACTGTAGCTAAGAGAATATATGATGACCATCCACAATTAGCTGTCTTGAGATGCCATCCTACACCTAGTATTTTTATGCTAAGACAGCTTGCTAAGTCATTGAAACCAATGGGTATTGATCTAGAAATTTCATCTGCTGGTGATTTACAAAGATCACTTTTGTCCTATGCTGGACCTGATTCTGAAGATAGGGGAAAAGGTATGGTCTTGAACATGCTGTGTGCTAAGCCAATGACGagagcaaaatatttttgtgcagGTGGACAAAGCGAAGAAGATTTCCACCATTATGCCTTAAATGTACCTCTATATACTCATTTCACTAGTCCAATAAGGCGTTATGCCGATATAATGGTTCACAg ATTATTAGCTGCTAGCTTAAATTATAGAGATGTACCTAAATGGGATGTGGACAAAGTTAGCATGATTACTGCACAGTGCAATAAGCAAAAGTATAATGCTAAAAAGGCAGGGGAATTATCAACAGAACTATACACTCTGAAGTACATCGAATTGAACTCGCCTCTTGTTACTGAAGCTGTTGTTGTagaagtaaaagaaaaatacatagaTGTAATAATAGTGGCAATGGGTTTAAATAGaagaatatttttcaacaat GATTTTCCTGGGGATTATAAGTGTATAAAAAACGATGCAGGTATAAAATTGTCGAAAATGGAACTAACATGGAATGCCATTGAAGATTTGCCAACAATAATACAGGTTATTGAAGTTTTCTCAATACTACAAGTAGAAATGCACAAAGGTGATGATATGGTGAAAGTAGAGACAAAGCTTGTAAGgccgaaataa
- the LOC113403669 gene encoding multifunctional methyltransferase subunit TRM112-like protein has protein sequence MKLITHNMLTSKCLKGVLTGYPLAIKATNIKVNEVDFNPDFISRIIPKLDWEVLWKAADSIGHSEGLPQTIERNYDEDKEFLKKAHRVLLEVEVEEGYLTCPESGRQFPITKGIPNMLLTEAEVQ, from the coding sequence atGAAGCTTATTACTCACAACATGCTCACATCAAAATGCTTAAAAGGAGTTCTTACAGGTTATCCACTTGCCATTAAAGCTACGAATATTAAAGTGAATGAAGTTGATTTTAATCCCGACTTCATTTCTAGAATTATCCCTAAATTAGATTGGGAAGTATTGTGGAAAGCAGCAGACAGTATAGGTCATAGTGAAGGCTTACCACAAACTATTGAACGAAACTATGATGAAGACAAGGAATTCTTGAAAAAAGCACACCGAGTTCTATTAGAGGTAGAAGTGGAAGAGGGTTATTTGACTTGTCCTGAATCGGGTCGACAATTTCCTATAACCAAAGGCATCCCTAATATGTTATTAACAGAAGCAGAAGTGCAATAa
- the LOC113393999 gene encoding gamma-glutamyl hydrolase A-like isoform X1 encodes MSCYDCCFSLNIWYQLITMKGVIIILAAYFLYYCKGATVTFNVKSNVLNDRPIIGVLSQEQSFYLHSKYPDENYTSYIASSYVKDIESAGARVVPILIGKDRGYYEELMKKINGVFLPGGATFFNQSNGFADAGQHIYEIAKKLNDNGDYFPIFGTCLGFELLIIIASGRGEIENRIRCYSHSNLPLNFTQDYRSSKMFKETPLDIINILKTKDVTVNAHQFCIVDENLKSHNLTNDWRVTAHSNDDYNVEFIASVEHRRYPFYGVQFHPEKSAFEWKLSKKYPHSYEAVKANRYFMDFFVQECRKSQHSFASAAEENRYLIYNYEPRFTGDLGSAYHQCYFFEPKGTVSYKN; translated from the exons ATGAGTTGTTATG ATTGCtgtttttcattgaatatttggTATCAATTGATAACCATGAAAGGGGTAATAATCATTCTCGCAGCGTATTTCTTGTATTATTGCAAAGGTGCCACCGTCACCTTTAATGTGAAAAGCAATGTGCTCAACGATCGACCGATTATTGGTGTATTGTCCCAAGAACAATCGTTTTATTTGCACTCGAAATATCCCGACGAAAATTATACGAGCTACATAGCATCTTCTTATGTTAAGGATATTGAATCAGCGGGTGCTAGAGTTGTGCCAATCTT GATTGGTAAAGATCGTGGCTACTATGAAGAACTTATGAAGAAGATTAATGG ggtATTCTTGCCAGGTGGAGCAACATTCTTCAATCAATCAAACGGCTTCGCTGACGCTGGTCAGCATATTTACGAAATCGCAAAGAAATTGAACGACAATGGAGATTATTTTCCGATATTCGGAACATGTTTGGGCTTCGAGttgcttattattatagcttcAGGACGAGGTGAAATCGAAAATAGAATAAGATGTTATTCTCATAGTAATCTTCCACTTAATTTTACTCAgg actaCCGTAGTAGCAAAATGTTCAAGGAAACTCcacttgatattattaatatattgaaaaccaAAGATGTCACCGTGAATGCTCATCAGTTTTGCATAGTCGACGAA AACTTAAAATCTCACAACCTTACCAACGATTGGCGGGTGACTGCTCACAGCAATGACGACTACAACGTCGAATTCATCGCGAGCGTCGAACACAGGAG ATATCCATTTTACGGGGTGCAGTTCCACCCAGAGAAGAGTGCGTTTGAATGGAAACTCTCGAAGAAATATCCGCATTCGTACGAGGCTGTGAAAGCCAACCGTTACTTTATGGACTTCTTCGTCCAGGAATGTAGAAAAAGTCAACATTCTTTCGCCAGCGCCGCCGAAGAAAATCGTTACTTAATTTACAATTACGAACCACGTTTTACGGGTGACCTCGGAAGTGCGTACCATCAATGCTATTTCTTCGAACCCAAAGGAacagtttcatataaaaattaa